The Prevotella sp. E9-3 genome has a window encoding:
- a CDS encoding folylpolyglutamate synthase/dihydrofolate synthase family protein produces MTYKEVTEYLFSQTPSYEQMGANGYKEGLDTTIKIDEHLGHPHKSFRSIHVAGTNGKGSVCHSIAALLQTFGYRVGLYTSPHLLDFSERIRVNGAPITEDYVVEFVEKNKSFFEPLQPSFFEITTAMAFNYFKDMDVDIAVIEVGLGGRLDCTNIITPILSVITNISLDHTQLLGASLEQIAMEKGGIIKPGVPVVIGENQPETRPIFEALAQEANAPIYFAEDENEREITSGEPLPDGGILYHAVHLADFKGELSGIYQVKNMNTVMCVNHRLMDMGYLATCYDSDNIQKIQSEMNLALGNVSKITGLRGRWQIVHRNPTVVCDTGHNPGGWKYLSEQLSNIKCKQLRIVFGVVEDKDVYGIMSLLPKDAVYYFTKANNKRAMPEASLKVFGDQFGLNGQAYPTVEEAAKAALDSSMVDDFIFIGGSTYVVAEFLKSRN; encoded by the coding sequence CATCCCCATAAGAGTTTCCGTTCTATCCATGTGGCCGGAACCAACGGCAAGGGTTCAGTATGCCATAGTATAGCAGCCCTTCTTCAGACTTTCGGCTATCGTGTAGGTCTGTACACATCTCCACACCTACTGGACTTTAGTGAGCGTATCCGCGTCAACGGAGCACCTATCACTGAAGACTACGTCGTGGAGTTCGTTGAGAAGAACAAAAGCTTCTTTGAACCGCTGCAACCTTCATTCTTTGAGATAACCACCGCTATGGCTTTTAATTATTTCAAAGACATGGACGTTGACATCGCCGTCATTGAAGTGGGCTTGGGTGGAAGACTCGATTGTACCAATATTATTACCCCAATCCTCTCGGTAATCACAAATATATCGCTCGACCACACTCAATTGTTGGGAGCCAGTCTTGAACAGATAGCTATGGAAAAGGGCGGTATCATAAAGCCGGGAGTTCCTGTTGTCATTGGAGAAAATCAGCCTGAGACCCGACCGATTTTCGAAGCATTGGCGCAGGAAGCCAACGCCCCTATCTACTTTGCTGAAGACGAGAATGAGCGCGAGATCACCTCTGGAGAGCCACTACCAGATGGCGGTATCCTTTACCACGCCGTGCATCTGGCCGACTTTAAGGGCGAGCTGAGCGGTATATATCAGGTAAAGAACATGAATACAGTCATGTGCGTGAACCACCGTCTCATGGATATGGGGTATTTAGCCACATGCTACGATTCAGACAATATCCAAAAGATACAAAGCGAAATGAATCTTGCACTGGGGAATGTATCAAAAATAACAGGCTTAAGAGGACGCTGGCAAATAGTCCATCGCAACCCGACCGTCGTTTGCGATACCGGTCATAATCCTGGAGGATGGAAATATTTGAGTGAGCAGCTGTCCAATATAAAATGCAAACAATTGCGCATAGTATTTGGCGTAGTAGAAGACAAAGATGTTTACGGCATCATGAGTCTGCTGCCAAAGGATGCTGTCTATTATTTTACAAAAGCTAATAACAAACGAGCCATGCCAGAGGCATCCCTGAAAGTGTTTGGAGACCAGTTTGGGCTTAACGGACAGGCCTATCCCACCGTAGAAGAAGCAGCCAAAGCAGCTCTTGATTCCTCAATGGTTGACGATTTCATCTTCATCGGCGGTAGCACCTATGTCGTAGCCGAATTCTTGAAATCTCGCAATTAG
- a CDS encoding MFS transporter has protein sequence MTQEKNNSKLIAIITMCFIFAMISFVTNMGAPFGNIWGYTYPFAKAWGNMMNFAAYLFMGIPAGKMLIKYGYKKTALIALAVGLIGLALQYLSSIAGASTYVFTYQEIPVALNLIIYLLGAFICGFCVCMLNTVVNPMLNLLGGGGNKGNQLIQIGGTLNSLTATLTPMLTGILVGTVTAETSMSNVAPLLFIGMAVFAISFVIISRVSIPEPTLGKEQPKYERSPLAFRHTLLGVIAIFFYVGIEIGIPMHLQFYVTDLGFEGSAAVGGVIAGMYWILMMVGRATSSVISGKVSTSLQMIVVSSLAIALLLIAIFMPESNTVVYDGHDIPVKAFFIAACGICTSVMWGGIFNLSVEGLGKYTEAASGIFMTMVVGGGIMPLIQQEIASSVGNIASYWLVIGMLAYILFYSTIGCKNVNKDIKVD, from the coding sequence ATGACACAAGAAAAGAACAATAGCAAACTGATTGCTATTATCACCATGTGCTTCATCTTCGCGATGATTTCTTTCGTAACCAACATGGGTGCGCCATTTGGCAACATTTGGGGATACACTTATCCATTTGCTAAAGCTTGGGGTAACATGATGAACTTTGCAGCTTACCTGTTCATGGGTATTCCTGCTGGTAAGATGCTGATTAAGTACGGATATAAGAAAACCGCACTTATCGCTTTGGCAGTAGGTCTGATTGGCCTCGCTCTTCAGTATCTTTCAAGCATTGCCGGCGCTTCAACCTATGTATTTACATATCAGGAAATTCCCGTAGCCCTGAATCTGATTATCTATCTGTTGGGTGCTTTCATCTGCGGTTTCTGCGTATGTATGCTGAATACCGTTGTAAACCCCATGCTGAACTTGCTTGGTGGTGGCGGCAACAAGGGTAACCAGCTCATCCAGATTGGTGGTACACTGAACTCACTGACAGCAACACTGACTCCTATGCTCACTGGTATCCTCGTAGGTACAGTGACTGCTGAGACCAGCATGAGCAACGTAGCTCCTCTGCTCTTCATCGGCATGGCAGTATTTGCCATCTCTTTTGTAATCATCAGCCGTGTGTCTATCCCCGAGCCTACACTTGGCAAGGAGCAGCCCAAATACGAACGCAGCCCATTGGCATTCCGCCACACACTGCTGGGTGTTATCGCAATCTTCTTCTATGTAGGTATCGAGATTGGTATCCCCATGCACCTGCAGTTCTATGTAACAGATCTTGGTTTTGAAGGTTCTGCTGCAGTAGGCGGTGTAATTGCAGGTATGTATTGGATTCTGATGATGGTTGGTCGTGCTACATCTAGTGTAATTTCTGGCAAAGTATCAACATCACTCCAGATGATTGTTGTATCAAGCTTAGCAATCGCTTTGTTGCTGATTGCCATCTTCATGCCTGAGAGCAACACCGTTGTTTACGATGGCCACGACATTCCCGTGAAGGCATTCTTCATTGCAGCTTGCGGTATCTGCACCTCTGTTATGTGGGGTGGCATCTTCAACCTTTCTGTTGAAGGACTTGGAAAATATACCGAAGCAGCATCAGGTATCTTCATGACAATGGTTGTAGGCGGTGGCATAATGCCTCTCATCCAGCAGGAAATTGCCAGCAGCGTAGGTAATATCGCTTCCTACTGGCTTGTCATTGGTATGCTGGCTTATATTCTGTTCTACAGCACCATTGGCTGCAAGAATGTCAACAAGGACATCAAGGTTGATTAA
- a CDS encoding aldose epimerase family protein: MTNTTENANLCGLKREDFQTTINGKKTDLYILRNRKGFEVAITNYGGAICAIMVPDKNGNVANVIQGHDNIQSVINSPEPFLSTLIGRYGNRICKGQFTLNGKEYQLAINNGPNALHGGPTGFHARVWDAKQMGPRALALHRVSSYGEEGFTGEVDVTVEFTFTDQNELVLEYLATTNKKTIVNFTHHGFFCLAGTANPTPTINDLQCEINADFYIPIDETSIPTGEIRKVAGTPFDFRTAKPVGQDIDANDEQIKNGAGYDHCFVLNKQEEGELSFAAKIKDPNSGRTMEVYTTEPGVQVYSDNWADGYKGYHGATFGRRSAICFECQHFPDTPNRPYFPSVILRPGQQYKQKTIYKFNVEK; encoded by the coding sequence ATGACGAACACCACAGAAAATGCGAATTTGTGTGGTTTGAAACGCGAAGACTTTCAAACCACAATCAACGGTAAGAAAACCGACCTTTACATCCTTCGCAATCGCAAGGGATTCGAAGTAGCAATCACTAACTACGGTGGAGCAATCTGCGCCATTATGGTTCCCGATAAAAATGGAAATGTAGCAAACGTTATTCAGGGACACGACAATATACAATCAGTCATAAATTCTCCCGAACCTTTCCTTTCTACTCTTATCGGCCGCTATGGCAACCGTATATGCAAAGGCCAGTTCACACTGAACGGAAAGGAATATCAATTAGCAATCAATAACGGTCCTAATGCACTTCACGGCGGTCCAACTGGCTTCCATGCTCGCGTTTGGGATGCCAAACAAATGGGTCCTCGCGCATTAGCCTTACACCGTGTGTCAAGCTACGGAGAAGAAGGATTCACTGGCGAGGTGGATGTTACAGTAGAATTCACGTTTACAGACCAAAACGAATTGGTTCTTGAATACCTTGCAACGACTAATAAAAAGACAATTGTAAACTTTACCCACCACGGCTTCTTCTGCCTTGCAGGAACTGCCAATCCAACACCTACAATCAACGATCTTCAGTGCGAAATCAATGCCGATTTCTATATCCCCATTGACGAGACCTCTATTCCCACAGGTGAAATTCGTAAGGTAGCAGGTACACCGTTCGACTTCCGCACAGCCAAGCCTGTAGGACAGGATATTGATGCTAATGACGAACAGATTAAAAATGGTGCCGGCTACGATCACTGTTTTGTATTAAACAAGCAAGAAGAGGGCGAATTGAGCTTTGCAGCCAAGATTAAAGACCCCAATAGCGGTCGTACAATGGAGGTTTACACCACCGAACCTGGAGTTCAGGTATATAGCGACAACTGGGCCGACGGGTATAAAGGTTATCACGGTGCAACATTCGGACGCCGTTCAGCTATCTGTTTCGAATGCCAGCACTTCCCTGACACGCCTAATCGTCCTTATTTCCCATCAGTCATTCTGCGTCCAGGACAACAGTACAAGCAGAAGACTATCTATAAGTTTAACGTAGAAAAATAA
- the glgP gene encoding alpha-glucan family phosphorylase: MKIKADYVNTPQWRELTVKNSLPEELYCLDEIAHNLWWVWNYEARDLFRDLDPDLYHEVKHNPVMLLERLSFSRKEAILKDKALMKRIKSVYDLFRAYMDVEPDKNRPSVAYFSMEYGIHSALKIYSGGLGMLAGDYLKEASDSNVDMCAVGFLYRFGYFTQSLSMDGQQIAKYEAQNFSSLPIERVLDENGVPVVVDVPYMNYMVHAYIWVANVGRIKLYLLDTDNEMNSEFDKPITHSLYGGDWENRLKQEILLGIGGVLTLKKLGIKKDIYHCNEGHAALCNLQRLCDYIDEGLSFNQAMELVRASGLYTVHTPVPAGHDYFDEGLFGKYMGGYPQKLGITWDEFIGMGRTNPDDHGEKFCMSTFACNTCQEVNGVSKLHGWVSQQMFANIWAGYYPEENHVGYVTNGVHFPTWAATEWRKVYEKYFDKNFMSDQSNQSIWEGIYNVSDEEVWETRMALKQKLFDYIKEQFRETWLKNQGDPSRVVSLLEKMNPNALVIGFCRRFATYKRAHLLFTDEARLSKIVNDPEHPVIFLFAGKAHPADGAGQGLIKKIYEISQRPEFLGKIIFLEDYDFLLARRLVSGVDIWMNTPTRPLEASGTSGEKAEMNGVVNLSVKDGWWLEGYREGAGWALTEKRTYQTQGYQDQLDAATIYGLLENEIIPLYYDKDKKGLSKGWIKVIKNSIAQIAPHYTMKRQLDDYYSKFYEKEAKRFKEISKNGNQLAKDIAHWKETVAERWDAINVVKAEWTYPASGIMTGQKYILRYVINEQGLEDAVGLEKINVYTNAEGEEHIFSIEPLKVVGHEGNNYIFEAEMFPQQAGLYRSAVRMYPKNKNLPHRQDFCYVKWLELPNN; the protein is encoded by the coding sequence ATGAAAATCAAAGCTGATTATGTAAACACACCGCAGTGGCGTGAGCTCACCGTTAAGAACTCACTTCCTGAGGAGTTGTATTGTCTTGATGAGATTGCTCACAATCTTTGGTGGGTATGGAACTATGAAGCACGTGATTTGTTCCGTGATCTGGATCCTGATCTCTATCACGAGGTGAAACACAATCCTGTGATGCTTCTTGAGCGTCTGAGTTTCTCACGCAAAGAAGCTATCTTGAAGGATAAGGCTCTCATGAAGCGCATTAAGAGCGTGTATGATCTTTTCCGTGCATATATGGATGTTGAGCCAGACAAGAACAGACCTTCTGTGGCTTACTTCTCTATGGAGTATGGTATTCACTCAGCCTTGAAAATCTATTCTGGCGGTTTGGGAATGCTGGCAGGTGACTATCTGAAAGAGGCAAGTGACTCTAATGTGGATATGTGTGCCGTAGGATTCCTCTATCGTTTCGGTTACTTTACCCAGAGTCTTTCGATGGATGGTCAGCAGATTGCCAAGTATGAAGCTCAGAATTTTTCATCTCTGCCCATTGAGCGCGTTCTCGATGAGAATGGCGTTCCTGTCGTAGTTGATGTGCCATATATGAATTATATGGTTCATGCATACATTTGGGTAGCAAATGTGGGCCGTATTAAATTGTACCTCCTCGATACCGACAACGAAATGAACTCAGAGTTTGACAAACCAATCACTCACAGCTTGTATGGCGGCGATTGGGAGAATCGTCTGAAGCAGGAAATCCTGTTGGGTATTGGTGGTGTACTCACTCTAAAAAAACTGGGCATCAAGAAAGATATCTATCATTGTAATGAGGGACACGCAGCACTTTGTAACTTGCAGCGTTTGTGCGATTACATTGATGAAGGCTTGTCATTCAACCAAGCTATGGAGTTGGTACGTGCAAGCGGTCTTTATACTGTTCACACACCTGTACCTGCTGGTCACGACTATTTTGATGAGGGCCTGTTTGGTAAGTATATGGGTGGTTACCCTCAGAAGTTAGGCATCACATGGGATGAATTCATTGGAATGGGCCGTACCAATCCTGATGATCATGGCGAAAAATTCTGTATGTCAACTTTCGCTTGCAACACTTGTCAGGAAGTGAATGGTGTGTCTAAGCTTCATGGATGGGTAAGCCAGCAAATGTTTGCGAATATATGGGCTGGATATTATCCTGAGGAGAACCACGTTGGATATGTAACAAACGGTGTACACTTCCCCACATGGGCTGCTACTGAATGGCGTAAAGTCTATGAGAAGTATTTTGATAAGAACTTTATGTCTGACCAGTCAAATCAGAGTATTTGGGAGGGTATCTATAATGTTTCTGATGAAGAAGTATGGGAAACCCGTATGGCTCTGAAGCAGAAGTTGTTCGACTATATCAAAGAACAATTCCGTGAAACCTGGTTGAAGAATCAGGGTGATCCTTCGCGTGTAGTTTCACTGCTCGAGAAGATGAACCCCAATGCCTTGGTGATAGGCTTCTGCCGTCGTTTCGCTACTTATAAGCGTGCTCACCTGTTGTTCACTGATGAAGCCCGTCTGTCTAAGATTGTGAACGATCCAGAGCATCCAGTAATCTTCCTCTTTGCCGGTAAGGCTCACCCTGCTGATGGTGCTGGTCAGGGACTGATTAAGAAGATTTACGAGATTTCGCAGCGTCCTGAATTCTTGGGCAAGATTATCTTCCTTGAAGATTATGACTTTCTGCTTGCTCGTCGTCTTGTTTCAGGTGTTGATATTTGGATGAATACACCTACACGTCCTTTGGAGGCTTCAGGTACATCTGGCGAGAAAGCCGAGATGAACGGTGTTGTGAACCTTTCTGTGAAAGATGGCTGGTGGCTTGAGGGCTATCGTGAGGGTGCCGGTTGGGCTCTCACTGAGAAGCGCACCTATCAGACTCAGGGCTATCAGGACCAGTTGGATGCTGCAACTATCTATGGTCTGCTCGAGAATGAAATTATTCCTCTTTACTATGATAAGGACAAGAAGGGTCTATCTAAGGGATGGATTAAGGTAATCAAGAATTCTATCGCTCAGATTGCTCCTCACTATACGATGAAGCGTCAGCTGGATGATTATTATTCTAAGTTCTACGAGAAGGAGGCTAAGCGCTTCAAGGAAATCTCTAAGAACGGTAATCAGTTGGCTAAGGATATTGCCCATTGGAAGGAGACTGTTGCAGAGCGTTGGGATGCCATCAACGTTGTGAAGGCTGAATGGACTTATCCTGCATCTGGAATCATGACTGGCCAAAAGTATATTCTTCGCTATGTGATTAACGAGCAGGGCTTGGAAGATGCTGTTGGTTTGGAGAAGATTAATGTTTATACCAATGCTGAAGGCGAGGAGCATATCTTCTCTATCGAACCACTGAAGGTCGTTGGTCATGAAGGAAACAACTATATCTTCGAGGCTGAAATGTTCCCACAGCAGGCTGGTTTGTATCGTAGTGCGGTTCGTATGTATCCTAAGAATAAGAACCTGCCACACCGTCAGGACTTCTGCTATGTGAAATGGTTGGAATTGCCCAACAACTAA
- a CDS encoding glycosyltransferase has translation MDKKTLKPDYIFESSWEVCNKVGGIYTVLSTRAKTLQETLKDKLLFIGPDFWKRNDSSDSSDSESPYFKEDKSLFAEWQWEAKEQGLKVRVGRWDIPGEPIAILVDFIPYFEKKNEIYTWLWENYQVDSLHAYGDYDEASMFSYAAALVVESFYYWLEKNQATDSSDLKVVYHANEWMCGLGALYINSKLPQVATIFTTHATSIGRSIAGNQKPLYDYLFAYNGDQMADELNMQSKHSIEKQTAHHVDCFTTVSDITARECVELLDKPVDVVLPNGFDNSFVPKVQAFGRKRKQARRKMLEVAGALLGEQFDDDTLIVSTSGRYEFRNKGIDVFVEAMNRLLRDRDLKKKVVAFIDVPGWTDEPRQDLIERLKSGKTYDSPLEVPLVTHWLHNMGHDNVLNMLKYYDMHNSHEDHVKVIFLPCYLDGKDGVLNLTYYDVVLGNDLCIYPSYYEPWGYTPLEAIAFKVPCITTDLAGFGLWVNKELGKNGEIGDGVKVIHRTDYNYSEVADVIKDTVAYYSSLSPDEVAACRKNAEKLSKKALWSEFIKYYEQAYDIALQKAEKRKASLL, from the coding sequence ATGGATAAAAAAACGTTAAAACCCGACTATATCTTTGAATCTAGTTGGGAGGTTTGCAACAAAGTAGGAGGTATTTATACCGTATTATCTACTCGTGCAAAAACGCTTCAAGAAACTCTTAAAGACAAACTACTGTTTATTGGCCCAGATTTTTGGAAAAGGAATGATTCATCAGATTCTTCCGATAGTGAAAGTCCTTATTTTAAGGAAGACAAGTCTCTCTTTGCAGAATGGCAATGGGAAGCTAAAGAACAAGGATTGAAGGTTAGGGTAGGGCGCTGGGATATTCCTGGAGAGCCAATAGCCATTCTTGTTGATTTCATTCCATATTTCGAGAAGAAAAATGAAATCTATACCTGGCTATGGGAAAACTATCAGGTTGACTCTTTGCATGCTTATGGCGATTACGACGAAGCTTCAATGTTCTCGTATGCCGCAGCATTAGTAGTAGAAAGTTTCTATTATTGGTTAGAGAAGAACCAAGCTACTGACAGTTCAGACTTAAAGGTTGTTTATCATGCTAATGAATGGATGTGCGGATTAGGCGCACTATACATTAATAGTAAATTGCCACAAGTAGCTACCATATTTACTACTCATGCTACTAGTATTGGGCGTTCAATTGCTGGAAATCAAAAGCCGTTGTACGATTATCTGTTTGCTTATAATGGTGATCAGATGGCTGACGAATTGAACATGCAGTCAAAACATTCTATTGAAAAACAGACAGCTCATCATGTGGACTGTTTTACAACGGTAAGTGATATTACTGCTCGTGAGTGTGTTGAATTGTTGGATAAGCCAGTAGATGTGGTACTTCCAAATGGCTTCGATAATAGCTTCGTTCCCAAAGTACAGGCTTTCGGACGTAAACGTAAGCAGGCTCGTAGGAAAATGCTTGAAGTGGCTGGAGCCTTGTTGGGAGAACAGTTTGACGATGATACGCTAATCGTTTCTACATCTGGTCGTTATGAATTCCGCAATAAGGGAATCGATGTTTTTGTAGAAGCAATGAACCGTTTACTTCGCGATAGAGATTTAAAGAAGAAGGTCGTTGCTTTCATCGATGTTCCTGGATGGACCGATGAACCTCGTCAGGATTTGATTGAGCGTTTGAAGAGCGGTAAGACCTATGATTCGCCGTTAGAGGTGCCATTGGTGACTCATTGGCTGCACAATATGGGACATGATAATGTGCTGAATATGTTGAAGTATTATGATATGCACAATAGTCATGAAGATCATGTAAAGGTTATTTTCCTTCCTTGCTATCTTGATGGAAAAGATGGTGTTCTGAATCTTACCTATTATGATGTGGTATTAGGAAACGATTTGTGTATCTATCCTTCGTATTATGAGCCTTGGGGCTACACTCCATTGGAAGCGATAGCCTTTAAAGTTCCATGTATCACCACCGACTTAGCAGGCTTTGGCTTGTGGGTAAACAAGGAATTGGGTAAAAATGGCGAAATAGGAGATGGTGTAAAAGTGATTCATCGTACTGATTATAATTATTCTGAAGTAGCCGATGTCATTAAAGATACCGTTGCCTATTATTCCTCATTGTCTCCTGATGAAGTAGCAGCTTGTAGGAAGAATGCAGAGAAATTGTCAAAGAAAGCGCTTTGGAGTGAATTTATCAAGTACTACGAGCAGGCCTACGATATAGCTCTTCAGAAAGCTGAAAAGAGGAAGGCTTCATTATTATAA
- the galK gene encoding galactokinase, which translates to MDIEFVRSRFIKHFDGKTGNVYTSPGRINLIGEHTDYNGGFVFPGAVDKGVTAEMRANGTEDTVMAYAIDLKDRVDFRLSDPEGPKASWARYIFGIALEMKKLGVPVKGFNIAFAGDVPLGAGMSSSAAMESCFACGLNDIFGENKVSQWDMVLAGQATEHNYCGVNCGIMDQFASVFGKAGCLMRLDCRSREFEYFPFKPDGYRLVLLDSVVKHQLAGSPYNDRRNSCENVVKHIQAKHPEGKFETLRDCTWEQLEEVKAEVGEEDYKRAKFVLGEKDRVLAVCDALNEGDYEKVGEMMYKTHEGLSKDYEVSCEELDFLNDIAKENGVTGSRIMGGGFGGCTINLVRNDLYKKFVEDAKLKFNAKYGHEPKVYDVVIGDGSRKLC; encoded by the coding sequence ATTGATATTGAATTTGTAAGAAGTCGCTTCATCAAGCACTTTGACGGTAAGACTGGTAACGTATATACATCTCCTGGCCGTATCAACCTGATTGGTGAGCACACCGATTATAACGGCGGATTCGTTTTCCCCGGTGCTGTTGACAAAGGCGTAACTGCTGAAATGCGTGCAAATGGCACTGAGGATACAGTTATGGCTTATGCCATTGACTTGAAGGATCGTGTTGACTTCAGACTGAGTGATCCCGAAGGTCCTAAGGCTTCTTGGGCCCGTTACATCTTCGGCATTGCCTTGGAGATGAAGAAACTGGGTGTTCCTGTCAAGGGTTTCAACATTGCTTTTGCTGGTGATGTACCCCTAGGAGCAGGTATGTCCTCTTCTGCTGCTATGGAGAGTTGTTTTGCTTGCGGTCTGAACGACATCTTCGGTGAAAACAAAGTTTCTCAGTGGGATATGGTGCTAGCTGGTCAGGCTACAGAGCACAATTACTGCGGTGTTAACTGCGGTATCATGGACCAGTTCGCTTCTGTATTCGGTAAGGCAGGATGCCTGATGCGCCTTGACTGTCGCAGCCGTGAGTTCGAGTACTTCCCATTCAAACCCGATGGCTATCGTCTGGTACTACTCGACTCTGTTGTTAAGCACCAGTTGGCAGGTTCTCCCTACAACGACCGTCGCAACAGCTGCGAGAACGTTGTAAAGCACATTCAGGCCAAGCATCCAGAAGGCAAGTTCGAGACACTTCGCGACTGCACTTGGGAACAGCTGGAAGAGGTAAAGGCTGAAGTTGGTGAAGAGGATTACAAGCGCGCTAAGTTCGTGCTCGGTGAGAAGGACCGCGTACTTGCTGTTTGCGATGCACTGAACGAAGGTGACTACGAGAAGGTTGGTGAGATGATGTACAAGACTCACGAAGGTCTTTCTAAGGACTATGAGGTTTCTTGTGAAGAGCTCGACTTCCTAAACGATATTGCTAAGGAGAACGGCGTTACCGGTTCACGTATTATGGGCGGTGGCTTTGGTGGTTGCACCATCAACCTGGTTCGCAACGACCTCTACAAGAAGTTTGTTGAAGATGCCAAGCTGAAGTTCAATGCCAAGTATGGTCACGAGCCCAAAGTTTACGACGTTGTCATTGGCGATGGTTCACGTAAACTCTGCTAA